Genomic window (Desulfatiglans anilini DSM 4660):
AAAACCTAAAAGAGCGCTATAAAGGGGTGAATAGCTTTTTGTGGGAGTCGATGCTTTAATTAAATCTCTTTTTATTCTTTTCCAATCGGATAATCGGACCGCTATTCCTCGTTCAGAGCTAGATAAAGGGATAGAAATCTGGAAATTTCTTTCTATTTGTATTTTATCTGGCCCTGAAGTCATTCCTTTTTATAACCTTTACTATTAGGGCTTACTTTAACAAGTCCAGCTACAACGGCATTAAAAAAGATTGTATAAGCGCATTTCCGGCAGATGACAAAAAAGAATGGATAAATGGGACTACCAGGTAAAGAGGAATGCATCTCGATAATGTGATTACCGATTACCCAATTATCACTGCCACAAATTGGGCATTCCGAAGGCTTAGTCCAATTAGCTCTGATCCAATCAATTACTTTTAGATGATCGAATTCCATCACATTAAGCCTGTTCAAAGCCGGTGACTTTATTGCATTGTAAAGTAATTTTCATAGTAGGCTGTTCTATCATACAACCACTTAACTGCATTGTAGGGATAGAAATATTGCCAGTCACATTTAAGTAAAATGAATCTAAATTGCCAAAAATTGACGTTCCCATTTTGTTAAATCTAACAATATGTATCTTGGATTCTACTTTATTGTCCTTTATAGTTGCATTGCCATTATAATAATAAGATGAATCACCACCTAGAATTTGATTCTGTGAAAAAACGGCAACGCCTGCGCCAAAACTTTGAAAATTTGATTGAAAAGAAACAGTCCAAAGTCCTTCCAGTCTATCCATTTATTCCTCCTAATAAAATTTAGATATGTCTGTATAGCCCAAACATAGTCAGAACTAAAATGAAATATTTACGAGGATGATAATGAGCCAGATAATGAGCGTAAATCATGGCGAATTTTACATGATAGTCAAGAAAAATTTGGTTCTAGGGTGGACATAGAAAACAAATAAAGCCTCCGAATTCGCTGATCCCAACGCTTTTTTGTACCAGATATCTATACTCCACAAAGGTCCAGATTATACTGTGCGCTTTCCGGGAGACAGTCGTTAATTTTTACCAAATCACTCCTTATCCCTCTGGTGGATATGGGTCGTTTCCGTAGGTATATTCTGTCTGGAAAGTTCCATCCTTTTTCTGGATCTTAAGTTGTCCGCTGGCATCTTTAGCGACTTGCCGTCCGAAATCAACCGCATCTTTTTTATTTTCGAAATTTTTTAATGCTCTTTCAGCTCCTTCAGTTTTTACACTCCAATTACCTTTTGTAGCTGGGGTTACGTAAACTACTTTTCTTTTTGCCATAGTGAGCTCCTTTATTTTGTCAATATATAGGGCAACAATTTTTTTTATACCATATATTGTATGCCTGGTTTGAACCACTAATTTTGAGATTTTTCTCCCTAACCCGTTAGAAAGAAAAGCAGGGGGGCGGGCCCTTGACAAATTTCACCATTATTATATAATGATTATGTCAATTGATATAGTCATTATAATTAATATAAAGGTATGAAAATGCTCAAGAAAATCTCCGCTATGAAGGCAAGACAGAATCTTGGCCAGGTGATGAATGAAGTGGCTATTAAAGGGGACGATTACATCATAGAAAGGTCCGGCCGGCCGATGGTGGTAATGATCCCGATGGATCGCTATTACCAGCTGCTTCAAAGCCAGGATGAGGCCAAAGAATCCCTGCAGGCTATCTGGAAGAAGATGGAGGGGGCTGATAAGAAAGAATTAGGCCAGGCAATCGGGGAGGCTATCTCTTCAGTAAGAGCTTCCCGGGTCCAGGCTCAGAACCAATGATCCGGGTGGTTCTGGACACCAACATTTTTATCAGCGGCTTTCTTACTCCCAAGAGTCCGCCGGCTAATATTCTCACCTTGATTGTTCAGGGCCGGCTCCGCCTGGTCCTTTCTGCTTCTATTGCCAGCGAAATCAAAGCCGTTTTGGATTATCCCAAGATAAGGAAAATCCTTCAAAAACAAGGCCTTTCAAAGGATGAAATAAACATCGCTTTAGCCAGATTGGAAAAACTGGCCATTTTCACCTTGGGAAAATTGAAAATAGCAGCGGTAGAAAAAGACCCTTCCGACAACATCTTCCTTTCTGCCGCCATCGAGGCCGAGGATTTTCTTCAATGCCTGGCTGTCTCAGGCTGGACAAAGAATCTTGCAATTGAAAAACCGCCCGGGCAGGCGGATCCGCAAATAGTAAACCAAGGAAATCTTGGTTTTTTAATATTCGAACTTTCTGATATCTACTCCGAACTGATCTTGGATTTCCGGATAAACTCACCGCACCTTCGGGGGCTGCGCCGTTTGACAGCTGTTTTGGTCAAGCTTGACGCCCGCCTTAAAAAGAAAAACAAGCCCTCCAAAACTGTGCCGGCATAGCCTCTTTTTCTTTCTAACCAGTTATTCCTCCGTCTCTGTTTGGCAATCAACTTCTTCCGATTCGATTTGGCCCTGGTCGTTGATTTCCAGCTTGAAGCAGGCGCCGGAAGGGGACTCGAGGATTACCTGTTTCATCTTCCCGATCTGCAATTTCTCAATTGCAGCTTCCTTGGCGTGGATCTTTTCCGCCTCCAATTCTTTCACCTTCAAATTCCCATCGATGTCAAACCGGTATCCATCAGCTCCCAGGTCCTCCAGCACCAACCGGGAATCCAACTCCTTCAGGCTTTCCAGCTCCGCCGGGACCCCATCGCCGCCGCTCAATCCTTCCGCCACCATATTTTCCAACGCCACAATCCTTGTCTCGTGATCCCCATACAGCTCTGTCAGGGTAGCCACCGATTCCGTCAGGCCGGCGGTGGTAACAGTCAAGGAGTCAAAAAACTCTTCTTGCCCCTGAACCCGGCCAGCCAATGCTTTGAAATCATCCTCCAGTTCGGTCAAATCCGCTCCGATAACGGCAATCTTGTCTTCCAGGCTTGTTTCACCACCAAAGAGGCGGGAATCCAGATTAGTCATTGAATCATTGAGGATAGAAAATTCATTGGAAACGGAAAGTTGCAGATTGGAAATTTGCTCTTGCTGCTCTTTGACCGCTTCAATGAGAATGGGAGAGATCTTGTCATAGTGAACACCTAGGTATTCTTTCCCATCCGGTCCGGTAATGGGGAAAGTCAGTTCCGGCATTACCGCCAAGGCTTCCTGAGCAATGATACCAATGGATTTGTCCCCAGACATAGATTTATCTTTCCAATTAAAGGTAATTCCTCGGATGTTTTTGATAATGGAAAGAGCATTGGGGATGGTTTCAATATTGGTTTTAAGCCTTTCATCGGAAGCGGTGACTCCAATGTCTCCGGTGCCGCTGTTGTAGTAAACCGCCACGTCGCCGTCGGCCGTCCAAGTGTCCATTCTGATCCGGCCGGCAACTTGGAGCTTCTGCGCGGGAGCGGTGGTGCCAATACCGACGTTACCATTCCTTAATATCCTCATTTTTTCTGATAACACAGCATTATTGGAAGTATAAAATGCCATATCAGAACCAAATGCTGCATCAGTGCCATTTTGTAAAAGGGTTCCTATTTGACCTTGGACTGGAGTTGCACCGCTTGTAAATGTTCCCATTCTAAATTCTATCGATGCTCCAAAATTTAGACCGCCACCAGCATTATTATTTGTCACATAAAATAT
Coding sequences:
- a CDS encoding GrlR family regulatory protein, with translation MDRLEGLWTVSFQSNFQSFGAGVAVFSQNQILGGDSSYYYNGNATIKDNKVESKIHIVRFNKMGTSIFGNLDSFYLNVTGNISIPTMQLSGCMIEQPTMKITLQCNKVTGFEQA
- a CDS encoding putative toxin-antitoxin system toxin component, PIN family, whose translation is MIRVVLDTNIFISGFLTPKSPPANILTLIVQGRLRLVLSASIASEIKAVLDYPKIRKILQKQGLSKDEINIALARLEKLAIFTLGKLKIAAVEKDPSDNIFLSAAIEAEDFLQCLAVSGWTKNLAIEKPPGQADPQIVNQGNLGFLIFELSDIYSELILDFRINSPHLRGLRRLTAVLVKLDARLKKKNKPSKTVPA
- a CDS encoding DUF2188 domain-containing protein — protein: MAKRKVVYVTPATKGNWSVKTEGAERALKNFENKKDAVDFGRQVAKDASGQLKIQKKDGTFQTEYTYGNDPYPPEG
- a CDS encoding tail fiber domain-containing protein; translated protein: IFYVTNNNAGGGLNFGASIEFRMGTFTSGATPVQGQIGTLLQNGTDAAFGSDMAFYTSNNAVLSEKMRILRNGNVGIGTTAPAQKLQVAGRIRMDTWTADGDVAVYYNSGTGDIGVTASDERLKTNIETIPNALSIIKNIRGITFNWKDKSMSGDKSIGIIAQEALAVMPELTFPITGPDGKEYLGVHYDKISPILIEAVKEQQEQISNLQLSVSNEFSILNDSMTNLDSRLFGGETSLEDKIAVIGADLTELEDDFKALAGRVQGQEEFFDSLTVTTAGLTESVATLTELYGDHETRIVALENMVAEGLSGGDGVPAELESLKELDSRLVLEDLGADGYRFDIDGNLKVKELEAEKIHAKEAAIEKLQIGKMKQVILESPSGACFKLEINDQGQIESEEVDCQTETEE
- a CDS encoding type II toxin-antitoxin system Phd/YefM family antitoxin, translating into MLKKISAMKARQNLGQVMNEVAIKGDDYIIERSGRPMVVMIPMDRYYQLLQSQDEAKESLQAIWKKMEGADKKELGQAIGEAISSVRASRVQAQNQ